One window of the Dreissena polymorpha isolate Duluth1 chromosome 5, UMN_Dpol_1.0, whole genome shotgun sequence genome contains the following:
- the LOC127832178 gene encoding uncharacterized protein LOC127832178, with translation MAYASQKRSSSALTPPLTEFDRDKPFDEPLGGGATLMQDTIHKGLPGDGRTRFMSQEEGLAILREKMGNVTGSTPSVTYKVKGPGAPANGKSTLTLHLQEDVYVISSADSQGALETYEAIIRALLTTTAAIIASVI, from the exons ATGGCGTATGCGTCACAAAAACGAAGTTCTTCTGCGTTGACCCCCCCGTTAACGGAATTTGATAGAGATAAGCCGTTTGATGAGCCGCTGGGTGGTGGGGCTACTCTCATGCAGGACACTATACACAAGGGGCTGCCAGGGGACGGTCGTACCAGATTCATGTCGCAGGAAGAAGGTCTTGCAATTCTCAGAGAGAAGATGGGAAACG TGACCGGGTCAACGCCATCTGTAACGTACAAAGTAAAGGGACCAGGAGCACCAGCGAACGGCAAGTCAACGCTGACATTACATCTGCAAGAGGACGTGTACGTTATTTCTAGTGCTGACAGCCAGGGGGCACTGGAGACATACGAGGCAATCATCCGGGCTCTGTTGACCACTACTGCGGCAATTATTGCCAGCGTTATTTAA